From one Cyprinus carpio isolate SPL01 chromosome B3, ASM1834038v1, whole genome shotgun sequence genomic stretch:
- the LOC122136862 gene encoding LOW QUALITY PROTEIN: interferon-induced very large GTPase 1-like (The sequence of the model RefSeq protein was modified relative to this genomic sequence to represent the inferred CDS: deleted 3 bases in 2 codons; substituted 5 bases at 5 genomic stop codons), translating into MDTCAETDHLPATEGKISKVINRTQHRSNLEDNGQSREEGRNFKPEEKCDSDSSDNSMEIILPSLTIVLTGNSVAIQFGHENLLLGKEQTNVDNVEISRIVPVWKKISDRHVSVINMIDLHEAEHVDNLIDQLVNENEIHIFIFVVRLDQLTDADKIGFEWLQKVFGDTVFHFVMILFVYEREDESDTIIDDLKKNPVLEQLLEKCGGRYQTCNKMMNNPSEMRDLMNKIERLFYDNQQQCYTGEMYNTALRQREDLKKSKCERDDALTRMEETGTSETGEKHKEKNLEDFIKFNKHSLQSHESCVEEELVHTFIQKLLMMNYRARYIKIDXRNHTNIKTEEDHTQQRDKEDEGNIFDDDLKSKSFPKKGTSQSDLIHPMDVQMAMFHCADGFLKQLMVTKLSQCQYALPLLVPDPFTQQIEFPLWTFRQIKKSWKMSDNNEIISQTQPIYKAKTPMVCFFRFGSVSSSKSQLMNSLINEKHNTFFHRNCPGSSRTRELMDGVVEIAWYCPSGKNTDKFMDCVAFCNLHGDAAANEKQRQILTEMASVNVVLLPQLDRNDKSAKIIQKLYNERKPLICALTKDKSTVSEIKKEKYKIGLKGRNQSDVSEELIRVINSFIXGXYXIFLIEDVLKDLFIGVGGKVDDDCRRGREAAQQMMSLLEKKDLTEIKESFLPHQGNLWHQWCQKNKELHRPRSDETEKEKSKRNKMKELREQQHEVNINTYIQSFIKEMISHAENKMYFLKWLRILLDEHASADISALHHKYHEKWSTVLQLKEEHDKSEQLETEQTELERISEELQAATFGLEHIMREIGQIYESCSSVKKNKKDLQIHFSSLPSLAAEMMISGFPLELMDGDAAHVPVIWISAVLDELIKKLGDQRVFVLSVLGIQSSGKSTMLNTMFGLQFAVSAGRCTRGAFMQLVRVSDEMRTQMNFDYILVVDTEGLRALELAGRSTRHHDNELATFVVGLGNMTLINIFGENPAEMQDILQIVVQAFLRMKKVRLNPSCVFVHQNVSDVTAREKNMEGRRRLQETLDEMTKLAAEEEVYDAEHFSDIIRFDVHNDVKYFAHLWEGNPPMAPPNPNYCENIQELKETIMSHASKSCAMMLIDLKDRIKDLWEALLNEGFVFSFRNSLEISAYRKLENEYSKWSWSLRSAMMETENKLHNNIENEAIHEVKETDLQKELKNTSEKVKKSMLEFFEKEKDKNVLIEWKTSFDLKIKELQENIVRETKRKLNGILQQRDLKKTIDSQRTHNENSLYEKSKELALQLKDKTKDEILKKEEVLFWEEFVLFLVKGFVLVIKFEVVIDVDLLLNDIYQGIIPVDLWKEGSVYNDIFPVLSYSEHVIFRKSAQKVKETHGYAQTLSPEDEAQIRSLVTNVAQQTNKMIQSFNISKMGYNISCIQQLTEYIRKRVTEHQEESAKYVFKNEFFVNLVYSLCERAKKMITEQYSLFMNRNDPLIYVEKKREKFYSIFQKYCHGATSAAIFGEIICQKLKEPIEQSVYKNTARDLTDEMRSNCESLNGNRSNLEXHILKTLAEEDDFDKYMNYIHNPRDHFKSFIRDEVSRYITDKFRVSVLHKMNKNIELLQQKIMRAAHESTEHVQVNSGDAGLWWKNFTKQLSDVLIFSEKDLSGVKYDDVDDFNLLEDVIRQELTDIMSDIRSRFNTETFPVNLDDKFRPDELLFDHFCQCCWVQCPFCKAICTNTIENHGGDHSVPFHRVTGLRGWFHCNSTNFSTQICTSAVVSSIQSFCPNLPDKPVLWREYRSAGGVYADWSITPDLSELPYWKWFVCRFQKDLEKYYNNTFEGKGEIPDDWRTYSKQDALDSLDKYI; encoded by the exons ATGGACACTTGCGCAGAGACAGACCATCTTCCTGCCACAGAAGGAAAGATCAGCAAAGTTATTAATCGAACTCAGCACAGGTCTAATCTAGAG GATAATGGACAGTCTAGAGAAGAAGGGAGAAACTTCAAACCTGAAGAAAAATGTGACTCTGATTCATCAGATAACAGCATGG AGATCATACTTCCCAGTCTGACCATTGTATTAACTGGAAACTCTGTGGCCATCCAGTTTGGACATGAAAACCTTCTACTAGGG AAGGAGCAGACAAATGTGGACAATGTAGAAATATCCAGGATTGTTCCTGTATGGAAGAAGATATCCGATCGTCATGTCTCTGTGATC AATATGATTGATTTACATGAGGCTGAACATGTGGATAATCTCATTGATCAActagtgaatgaaaatgaaatccaCATCTTCATCTTTGTAGTGCGACTGGATCAGTTAACAGATGCTGATAAGATTGGTTTTGAATGGCTTCAGAAAGTGTTTGGTGACACagtttttcattttgtgatgATTCTATTTGTCTACGAGAGAGAAGATGAGTCTGATACTATAATAGATGATCTGAAGAAAAATCCTGTTCTGGAGCAGCTGCTGGAGAAATGTGGAGGAAGATATCAGACCTGCAACAAGATGATGAACAACCCATCAGAGATGAGAGACCTGATGAACAAGATTGAGCGTCTGTTCTATGACAATCAACAGCAGTGTTACACTGGAGAGATGTACAACACTGCATTAAGACAGAGAGAAGAcctgaaaaaaagtaaatgtgaaaGGG atGATGCACTGACAAGAATGGAGGAAACAGGGACATCGGAGACTGGAGAAAAACACAAA gaaaaaaatctg gaggattttattaagtttaataaGCATTCATTACAGTCCCATGAGTCTTGTGTTGAAGAGGAGCTGGTTCATACTTTCATACAAAAACTACTGATGATGAACTACAGAGCGAGATACATTAAAATTGATTAGAGAaatcacacaaacattaaaactGAGGAAGATCATACACAACAAAGAGACAAAGAAGATGAGGGTAATATTTTTGATGATGATCTTAAAAGCAAATCTTTCCCTAAAAAAGGAACAAGTCAGTCTGATCTCATTCACCCCATGGATGTTCAGATGGCCATGTTTCATTGTGCTGATGGTTTCCTGAAGCAGCTGATGGTGACTAAACTGTCCCAGTGTCAGTATGCTCTGCCTCTGCTGGTTCCTGATCCATTTACTCAACAGATTGAGTTTCCTCTTTGGACATTCAGACAAATTAAGAAGAGCTGGAAGATGAGTGACAACAATGAAATCATCAGTCAAACCCAGCCGATCTACAAGGCAAAGACTCCAATGGTGTGTTTCTTCAGGTTTGGCTCGGTGTCTTCATCCAAGTCTCAGCTGATGAACAGTCTGATCAATGAGAAACACAACACGTTCTTCCACAGGAACTGCCCAGGCAGCAGCAGAACCAGAGAACTGATGGATGGAGTGGTGGAGATTGCCTGGTACTGCCCCTCTGGGAAAAACACAGATAAATTCATGGACTGTGTTGCGTTTTGTAATCTACACGGTGATGCAGCAGCCAATGAGAAACAGCGCCAGATCCTCACCGAAATGGCATCAGTCAATGTTGTTCTTCTACCCCAACTGGACCGGAATGACAAAAGCgcaaaaataatccaaaaattgTACAATGAAAGAAAGCCACTAATTTGTGCTCTTACTAAAGATAAATCTACTGTCAGtgaaattaaaaaagagaaatacaagATTGGTCTTAAAGGcagaaatcagtcagatgtaTCTGAAGAACTCATAAGAgttataaatagttttatataagGGTAGTACTAGATTTTTTTGATTGAAGAtgttttgaaagatttatttataGGAGTAGGTGGGAAAGTTGATGATGACTGCaggagaggaagagaagcagcacagcAGATGATGAGTTTACTGGAGAAAAAAGATCTGACAGAAATCAAAGAATCATTTCTGCCTCATCAGGGGAATCTGTGGCATCAGTGGTGTCAAAAGAACAAAGAACTGCATCGACCCCGATCAGATgagacagaaaaggaaaaaagtaaaagaaataaaatgaaggaaCTTCGGGAACAGCAGCATGAAGttaacataaatacatatatccagtcatttattaaagaaatgatCTCACATGCTGAGAATaagatgtattttcttaaatGGCTCAGAATTCTCCTGGATGAACATGCATCAGCTGATATTTCTGCTCTACACCACAAGTATCATGAAAAGTGGTCAACAGTCTTACAACTGAAAGAGGAACATGATAAGTCAGAACAACTTGAAACGGAACAAACAGAACTTGAGAGAATATCTGAGGAACTTCAggctgcaacctttgggttagaGCACATCATGAGGGAGATCGGACAGATCTATGAATCATGTTCATCTGTAAAGAAGAACAAGAAAGACCTACAGATTCACTTCTCTTCTCTCCCAAGTCTCGCAGCAGAGATGATGATCTCTGGATTtccactggagctgatggatgGAGATGCTGCTCATGTTCCTGTGATCTGGATCTCTGCTGTTCTAGATGAACTCATAAAGAAACTGGGAGACCAGAGAGTATTTgtgctgtcagttttagggatTCAGAGCTCTGGGAaatccaccatgctgaacacCATGTTTGGACTCCAGTTTGCTGTCAGTGCTGGCAGGTGCACCAGAGGAGCTTTCATGCAGCTGGTCAGAGTCTCAGACGAGATGAGAACACAGATGAACTTTGACTATATTCTGGTTGTTGACACTGAGGGTCTTCGTGCtctagaactggctggaagatcAACAAGACATCATGACAATGAACTGGCCACATTTGTTGTTGGTCTGGGAAATATGACATTGATCAATATCTTTGGTGAAAATCCAGCTGAGATGCAGGACATTCTTCAGATTGTTGTTCAGGCCTTCCTGAGGATGAAGAAGGTCAGACTAAatcccagctgtgtgtttgtgcatcagaaCGTTTCAGATGTCACAGCTAGAGAGAAAAACATGGAGGGGAGGAGACGACTGCAGGAGACACTGGATGAAATGACAAAACTCGCTGCAGAAGAGGAAGTCTATGATGCAGAACATTTTAGTGATATAATTAGATTTGATGTTCATAATGATGTGAAGTATTTTGCTCATCTCTGGGAGGGAAACCCACCAATGGCACCACCAAACCCAAACTACTGTGAAAACATTCAAGAACTAAAGGAAACTATCATGTCTCATGCCTCAAAATCGTGTGCAATGATGCTGATAGACTTAAAAGACCGTATTAAAGATCTCTGGGAGGCTTTACTGAATGAAGGGTTCGTTTTCAGTTTCAGAAATTCTCTGGAGATTTCAGCCTACAGGAAACTGGAGAACGAATACAGCAAATGGTCCTGGAGTCTTCGCAGTGCCATGATGGAAACTGAAAACAAACTACACAACAATATAGAAAATGAGGCAATTCATGAGGTTAAGGAAACTGATCTTCAAAAAGAACTGAAGAACACAAGCgaaaaagtgaaaaaatcaaTGTTGGAATTctttgagaaagagaaagataaaaATGTACTGATTGAGTGGAAAACATCATTTGACCTCAAAATCAAAGAACTTCAGGAAAACATTGTAAGAGAAACAAAGAGGAAATTAAATGGGATTCTTCAGCAGCGTGACCTGAAAAAAACGATTGATTCTCAGAGGACACATAATGAAAACTCTCTCTATGAAAAGAGCAAAGAACTTGCCTTACAActcaaagacaaaacaaaggaTGAAATACTGAAGAAAGAAGAAGTTTTGTTTTGGGaggagtttgttttgtttttggtaaaaggttttgttttggtAATAAAGTTTGAAGTAGTTATTGATGTGGATTTACTTCTTAATGACATTTATCAGGGAATTATCCCTGTTGACCTCTGGAAAGAAGGCAGTGTATACAATGATATTTTCCCTGTCCTCAGTTACTCTGAACATGTTATTTTCAGAAAGTCTGCACAAAAAGTTAAAGAAACACATGGATATGCTCAAACTCTGTCTCCAGAAGATGAAGCACAGATAAGATCATTAGTCACAAATGTTGctcagcaaacaaacaaaatgattcagtcatttaatatttcaaaaatgggCTACAACATCAGCTGCATTCAACAACTCACAGAATACATCAGGAAGAGAGTAACAGAACATCAGGAAGAATCAGCTAAGTATGTGTTCAAGAATGAGTTTTTCGTTAATTTGGTATATTCACTCTGTGAGAGAGCAAAGAAAATGATCACTGAACAATACAGCCTGTTCATGAACAGAAATGATCCTCTAATATATGTTGAGAAGAAGCGAGAAAAGTTCTATAGTATTTTCCAGAAATACTGTCATGGAGCAACATCTGCTGCTATTTTTGGTGAGATCATCTGTCAGAAACTTAAAGAGCCCATTGAGCAGAGTGTCTACAAGAACACCGCTAGAGATCTGACAGATGAAATGAGATCAAACTGTGAATCACTGAATGGAAACAGATCAAATCTGGAGTAACACATCCTGAAGACACTGGCAGAAGAGGATGACTTTGACAAATACATGAACTACATTCATAATCCCAGGGATCACTTCAAGAGTTTCATCAGAGATGAAGTCAGTCGGTACATCACTGATAAGTTCCGTGTCAGTGTTTTACACAAGATGAACAAGAACATTGAACTCCTGCAGCAGAAGATCATGAGAGCAGCTCATGAATCTACTGAACATGTTCAAGTCAACAGTGGAGATGCTGGTTTGTGGTGGAAGAATTTTACAAAGCAGCTCTCAGATGTGCTAATCTTCTCTGAAAAAGACCTGAGTGGAGTCAAatatgatgatgttgatgatttcAACCTCCTAGAAGATGTGATAAGACAAGAACTTACTGATATAATGTCTGACATCAGAAGCAGATTCAACACAGAGACATTTCCAGTAAACCTGGATGATAAATTCAGACCAGATGAGCTTCTGTTTGATCACTTCTGTCAGTGCTGTTGGGTTCAGTGTCCGTTCTGTAAAGCTATCTGCACCAACACCATAGAAAACCATGGTGGAGATCACAGTGTTCCCTTCCATCGTGTTACAGGACTAAGAGGGTGGTTTCACTGCAACTCAACAAACTTTTCTACTCAAATATGCACATCTGCTGTAGTGAGCAGCATACAATCTTTTTGTCCTAATTTGCCAGATAAGCCAGTCCTCTGGAGAGAATACAGAAGTGCAGGTGGAGTTTATGCAGACTGGAGCATCACCCCTGACCTCTCTGAACTGCCCTACTGGAAGTGGTTTGTGTGCAGATTCCAGAAAGATCtggaaaaatattacaataatacatttgAGGGGAAGGGTGAGATCCCAGATGATTGGAGAACATACTCAAAACAGGATGCTTTGGATAGTTtggataaatacatttaa